Proteins encoded within one genomic window of Bacteroidota bacterium:
- a CDS encoding sodium-translocating pyrophosphatase: MNEQLIYLVPALGILGLIFMILKSAWVSKQDAGNDRMKEIAGYVSEGAMAFLKAEYRILAIYVVLAGSALGWLSQEVTTSHILIVAAFVCGCIFSALAGFFGMRIATKANVRTTQAARTSLAKALRVSFTGGTVMGLGVAGLAVLGLSMLFIIFFQFFMQSSLANGGYEKMTQVLEVLAGFSVGAESIALFARVGGGIYTKAADVGADLVGKVEAGIPEDDPRNPATIADNVGDNVGDVAGMGADLFGSYVATVLASMVLGNYVIRDMVAANGNYDVIPFKGLGPIFLPLMISAAGLFASIISSYFVKVADNAKTDTRTVQRALNIGNWSSILLSLVAAYFLIQQCLPATMNISVFNAGEFGKATTTSMHIFYAVMIGMFVGGAISFITEYFTGLGGRPVRGIVEKSATGAATNIIAGLGTGMLSTALPVILFAGAIWGAYSLAGFYGVGIAACAMMANTAMQLAIDAFGPIADNAGGIAEMSELPAEVREKTDVLDSVGNTTAAIGKGFAIASAALTALALFAAYVTFTGINGINIFDAKVLAALFLGGMIPVVFSALAMNSVGKAAMDMVNEVRRQFREIPGIMEGKGKPEYAKCVAISTKAALRQMLLPGVITIVTPIIVGLVMGAEALGSYMAGVTVSGVLWAIFQNNAGGAWDNAKKSFEKGAEIEVNGKKEIFYKKSDPHKAAVVGDTVGDPFKDTSGPSMNILIKLSCLVGLMLAPLLAGHNATAMNNMCKGNSCCTQMMNMKCDLNKCMHMTQQQCAQYCDSMKCTPEEKEMCLKHAMGGSCYDSTKCNK, encoded by the coding sequence ATGAACGAACAACTTATTTATCTGGTTCCCGCATTGGGAATTCTCGGACTCATTTTCATGATCCTCAAATCGGCGTGGGTGAGTAAACAGGATGCGGGAAACGATCGCATGAAAGAAATTGCAGGATATGTTTCAGAAGGAGCGATGGCATTCCTGAAAGCTGAATATCGCATTCTCGCAATTTATGTCGTACTCGCCGGCAGCGCACTCGGTTGGTTGAGCCAAGAGGTAACTACTTCTCACATTCTTATCGTCGCTGCATTTGTTTGCGGATGTATTTTTTCTGCACTCGCCGGATTTTTCGGAATGCGAATCGCTACAAAAGCAAACGTTCGCACAACGCAGGCGGCGAGAACTTCTCTTGCAAAAGCACTGAGAGTTTCTTTCACCGGCGGAACAGTGATGGGACTCGGTGTTGCCGGACTCGCAGTTCTCGGACTAAGTATGCTCTTCATTATTTTTTTCCAGTTTTTCATGCAGAGTTCACTTGCGAATGGCGGATATGAAAAAATGACGCAGGTACTTGAAGTGCTCGCAGGATTTTCTGTGGGTGCAGAATCGATCGCGCTTTTCGCTCGTGTGGGCGGTGGAATTTATACCAAAGCCGCAGATGTTGGAGCCGATCTCGTTGGAAAAGTAGAGGCAGGAATTCCGGAAGATGATCCGCGTAATCCCGCAACCATTGCAGATAACGTTGGTGATAATGTGGGTGACGTTGCAGGAATGGGCGCCGATCTTTTCGGATCGTACGTCGCAACAGTTCTCGCGTCGATGGTGCTGGGCAATTATGTGATTCGCGATATGGTTGCAGCGAATGGAAATTATGATGTGATCCCGTTCAAAGGACTCGGCCCCATTTTTCTTCCACTCATGATCTCTGCTGCAGGATTATTCGCTTCCATCATCTCCAGTTATTTTGTGAAGGTTGCCGACAATGCAAAAACAGATACACGTACCGTACAACGGGCACTCAATATCGGAAACTGGTCTTCGATTCTTCTCTCGCTCGTAGCCGCTTATTTTCTCATTCAGCAATGTTTGCCTGCAACAATGAACATCAGTGTTTTCAACGCGGGTGAATTCGGAAAAGCAACTACAACAAGTATGCATATTTTCTATGCGGTGATGATCGGAATGTTTGTAGGTGGTGCAATTTCATTTATCACCGAATATTTTACCGGCCTCGGCGGGCGTCCTGTAAGAGGCATCGTCGAAAAATCTGCGACAGGTGCAGCAACAAATATTATCGCCGGGCTCGGAACAGGAATGTTATCTACTGCACTTCCTGTAATTCTTTTCGCAGGTGCGATCTGGGGCGCGTATTCACTCGCAGGATTTTACGGAGTAGGAATTGCAGCGTGCGCGATGATGGCGAACACCGCAATGCAATTGGCGATCGATGCATTCGGTCCCATTGCAGACAACGCCGGCGGAATTGCAGAGATGAGTGAACTTCCTGCAGAGGTTCGAGAGAAAACAGACGTACTCGATTCAGTTGGAAATACAACTGCTGCTATCGGGAAAGGATTTGCAATTGCATCCGCAGCGCTTACTGCACTCGCACTTTTCGCTGCTTACGTAACATTCACCGGCATCAACGGAATAAATATTTTCGATGCAAAAGTTCTCGCTGCGTTATTTCTCGGCGGAATGATCCCGGTTGTTTTCTCCGCGCTCGCTATGAATTCGGTTGGTAAAGCAGCAATGGATATGGTGAATGAAGTACGCCGGCAGTTCCGCGAAATACCCGGCATCATGGAAGGAAAAGGAAAACCTGAATATGCAAAGTGTGTTGCTATTTCCACGAAAGCTGCATTGCGCCAGATGTTATTGCCGGGCGTGATCACGATCGTAACTCCAATCATTGTTGGATTGGTGATGGGCGCAGAAGCGCTCGGTTCTTATATGGCAGGCGTAACCGTGAGCGGTGTACTCTGGGCAATTTTCCAGAACAATGCCGGTGGTGCGTGGGACAATGCAAAAAAATCTTTTGAAAAAGGTGCGGAGATAGAAGTGAACGGCAAGAAAGAAATTTTTTATAAAAAATCTGATCCGCATAAAGCGGCTGTCGTTGGTGATACGGTTGGTGATCCTTTCAAAGATACTTCCGGCCCGTCGATGAATATTCTCATCAAGCTTTCCTGTCTCGTTGGACTCATGCTTGCACCACTTCTCGCCGGACACAATGCTACCGCAATGAACAACATGTGCAAAGGAAATTCCTGCTGCACCCAGATGATGAATATGAAATGCGATCTGAATAAATGCATGCACATGACGCAGCAACAATGCGCGCAGTATTGCGACTCGATGAAATGTACGCCCGAAGAAAAAGAAATGTGTTTGAAACATGCAATGGGTGGAAGCTGCTACGATTCGACAAAGTGCAATAAGTAA